The Verrucomicrobium spinosum DSM 4136 = JCM 18804 DNA segment GTCGGTATGGCCGCCATCCAAATCGCCCGTCACTTGGGAGTGGAAGTCATCGCCAGCGCAGGCAGCGCCACCAAGCGCGCCCTGCTGTTGAATATGGGGGTGAAGCACGTCATTGACTCCCGTCGTGGCGACTTCGTGGAGGCTGTCATGGCCCTTACGGACCGTCGCGGGGTGGATGTCGTCCTAAACGCACTGGCCTCCGAGGCCATCCCCATGGGGCTGGCATGCCTCTCAGAATTCGGCCGCTTCATTGAAATCGGCAAACGTGACATCTACCAGAACTCCCGCATCCCGCTCTGGCCGCTGCGCAACAACGCATCCTTCCATGTGGTGGCGATGGACGCTGTCTTCAGCGGTGATGGCAAGCTGGCCCGCCAGCTTCTGGCGGATGTGACCGAGCGTGTGGAGCAAGGTGAATTGCACCCGCTGCCCTTCCGCGCCTTCCCGGCGTGCCGTGTGGATGCTGCCTTCCGCCAGATGGCGCAGGGCAAGCACATCGGCAAAGTGGTCGTTTCCTTCGCCCCCGAGTTTGTCTCGCGGCGTGGGGAGGCTCCAGTGCCTGCATTTGAAGTGCGACCGGATGGTGCTTACCTGATCACTGGTGCCTTCGGCGGCTTTGGCCGTGTGCTGGCCAACTGGCTGGTGGAGGCGGGAGCCCGTCACTTGGTGATGAGCAGCCGTAGCGGCTTGAAGACCCCGGGAGCGGAGGAGTTTGTCCAAGGCTTGGAAGCCAAAGGGGTCCAGGTGCTAACTGTCTCTGCAGACGTAGGCTCGAAGGAAGATGTGGCCCGCCTCTTTACTGAGATCGGCCAGCTCAGTGTGCCGCTCAAAGGTGTGTTGCATCTGGCCATGGTCATCGATGACGCCCCGCTCGGGGTGCTCAACCGGGATCGTATGAAATCGGTGCTCACGCCCAAGTCCTACGGTGGTTGGTTGCTCCATGAGCAGACCACCGGCATGGACCTGGACTGCTTCCTGATGTTCTCCTCGGTTTCGAGCGTGTTTGGCAACCCTGCTCAGGCCAACTATGCGGCTGCCAATGCGTTCCTCGACTCTCTGGCCCACCACCGCCGTGCGCTCGGCTTGCCGGCGCTGACGGTGAACTGGGGTGTGCTGGGGGGTGAAGGTTATGTGGCTCGCAACGAAAAGGTGGCAGAGTTTCTGGCCCGTCAGGGGACGGCGGCTCTTTCCCCTGGCGAGGTGGTCACTCTCCTTGAAGGCTTCCTTGCCTCTGGCACCGCTCAGGGCGTGGCCATTCGGGTGGACTGGAACAAATGGCGTCAATTCTTCCGCGGCATGCAGGAGAACCCGCTGCTGGAGCGCATCTTTGCTTCAGGCATGGACGATCAGGAGGCCGGTGGTGGCACTAGCGACTGGCGTCTGCGGATCGAGTCCGCCTCTGCGGATGAGCGTGAAGGCGTGATTGGTGCCGCCGTGCGGGATGTGGTGGGTGGGGTGCTCCGAGTGAAACCGGACAGCCTGCGCATTGATCAGCCGCTCACCGATCTGGGGCTGGATTCCCTCATGGGTGTGGAAATTGAGAACTCGCTGGAAGCAGCGATTGGCGTGGCTCTGCCACCTACCAGCCTCATGCGGGCTCGAACCATTGGACAGATTGTGACCCTCATCTCAGAGCGTGTGGGAGGCAAGTCGGGGGCTGCCCCAGCCGCTTCCGCCGCACCTGCGGTGGTCGAAACACCCGCCGCGGTGGAAGAGGTGGATATTGAGTCCCTCAGCGATGAGGATCTCGACCGTCTGCTCGGAGATGATGCGTCCGATGATGTTACGCCGCGTGCCGGTTCCACTGGTACGACTTCCGCGATCTCCTGAGGACATGTCTGACGACAAGCGCGCCCGGCTCAAACAGCTCCTCGCCAACGGGGAAATCAAGCTCCACCCACTCTCCCTCTCCCAGAGGGAGTTGTGGGAGACGACGCCGGTGCCGGTTTCGGACCCTGCCAACCACATCTGCAGTCTGATTTTCATGCGGGGCAAAATCCCCCCTGAAATGACGCGGCAGGTGGTGCAGCGGGTGGTGGACCGGCAGGAGGCGCTCCGGCTGTCCTTCCTTCCCGGGAAGGGGCAGCCGTTTCAGATGGTGCGTGCGACTGGGGACGCGAACATCAAGTTCCGTGACCTCCCGGAAGCCCAACAGCGTCCTGAGGCGCTGGAAGAAGCGGTGCAAGAGATCTTCGGCGAGCCGTTTGATCTCATGCACGGACCGCTTTACCGGATTGAAATGTTGTCCCGTTCTGCTGACGACACGGTGCTGGTCTTTGCCGCCCATCATACCATTGCGGACGGATGGAGCCTGGGGGTGTTTGTGCAGGACCTGTGGGCCTCCTGTCTGGGGCTGATGAAGGGATCAAAAGGGCCTTTGCCACCTGTGCCCATGTCGTACTCTGCCTGGAGTGCGGCGGAGCGGGCGATGTGGCCCCAACCTGAGCTTGAGAACAGGGCCACCTACTGGCGTCCTTTGCTAAAAGATGCGCCGCGTTTGTGGAGTTCTCCCGTGCGAAAACCGGGTGAACGTCATGCGCTGAGGCGCTGGGTGACGGAAATTCCCGCCCCCTTGACACAGGCTATTCAGGACTTGGCGAAAAAAAATCACGCCACGTTGTACAGCACACTGCTTGCGGCGTTTCAGACCACTCTCTGCCAGTTCACAGGAGGTGAGGACATCACAGTTGGCTCACCTGTGGCCAATCGCACCCATGCTTCTATGAAGGAGACGATGGGTTATGTGTCCGGAGTGGTGCCAGTGCGGGGGGTGGTCGTTCGGGATCGTCCTTTCTCAGAGACATTAAAGGTGGTGCACGAGTCCACCATGGATGCCTTTGCCAACGCGATGCCTTTTGCCGAGTTGGCGAAGGCGGTGGGGGAGGCACCCTCTCCGGGCCACAATCCGATTTTCGATGTCCGCTTTGCCCTGCAGAACCACCCCGTGCCCGAAGTGGGATTGCCCGGCATCTCGATGAAGCTGCGCATGCGCTCCACGGGTACCGCCCGATTTGATCTCGCCTGCGAAGTGACGCAGGATGGAAATGTGCTGGAATTGGTCTGGTTGTCCCGGGAATCCCTCTTTGACCATGCTGAGATTGAAAAGCTGAACGACCTGTATCAACTTGTGCTGACGCGGGCTTGTCAGGCACCCAGCCAGACCAGCGCTGCGCTCATGTCTTGACGGACCTCCCCCTTCGACCGCCATGAACACCGCTCCAGTTCAAGTCCCCGCCCCGGTCATCAACCCACTTGAGGATCCGCATGAACCTCATTGGGTGAGTCGTGCGGCGTTTCCATTGTTGACCTTGCTGTTGGCCATCAATCTCGCGGGCATCTTTTTCGCGCTGTACTACAACAACTACTGGGTCGCCATCCCCCTGATGCTCACGGCGAGCCATCTCATGCATGGGAACCTCATTGGTTTTCATGAGGCGTCCCACGGCATGTTGCGCAAGAGCCGTTTCCTCAATGAAGTGGACGGTGTGCTCATCGGCCTGCTGAGCAACACCAGCTTCAGCCTCTATCGGGCGGCGCACCAGACTCACCATGCGCACTTGTCTTCAGAGCGGGACGAGGAATTTTGGCCGTTTGTGGATCCCAAAGTGCCCCGCTGGTTCCGCGTGTTGGCCGCTGTGGCGGAGCTTTCTTGTGGACTGTATGTCACCCCCCTGGTCTTTCTGCGAACCTTCCTCCGGAAGAATTCACCCATCCGCAACAAGAAGGTGCGCCGTCGCATCTGGAACGAACTGATTTTTATCGTGGGGTTCTGGACAGTGACCGTCTGCCTGGTGGCCTACTTCGGCGTGTGGAAGTATTTCCTCGGCCTGTACTTCGTGCCGGGGTTTATTGCCGGGAACCTCCAGGCCTGGCGCAAGTACATTGAGCATGTTGGCCTGACGGGTTCGACGATCCGCAGTGCCACCCGCAGCATTGTGGCGGATTCCGTGATGGGGAAGATTGTGTCGTTTTCGTTGCTTCATGAACCCTTTCATGGGGTGCATCACCAGCGGGCGGGCATTCCACATGCTGAGTTGCCGCTGCACCGTGCGGACCTCATGCCCGTGCATGAAGATGAGCATCCTCCGTTTCCCAGCTACTGGCATGCCTTTTTGCACCTCCTGGTCTGCTTGAAGGATCCGCAGGTCGGGGCGCAGTGGCGCAAGGTGGCGGCAACGCAGAAATAGGGTGAGGTAAGCGGGAGGCGGCGGAAGGAAAAGCGGCCTGCGCACCTCGTGCAAGCTCATCCTTTGCCTGGGGCGTTTGGTTCCCTGTCTGGTCCAATTGGAGCGGTCGTCCTCCAGGGCAGTGCCCCGTGATTTTTGACATTTTCAGGGCCCGACTGGCGAGCCAGTGGGTTCTTGGAATTGGAGGACGTAGGTGGCACGACTGACGAGCTGGATCTTCGGATTACATTGCTCCACCTCAGACGTTGTAGAGCAAGCGCCCGGATTGCCACGCGCCACTCCTGACGTTGCGGACGTCATCACGGTTATACGCCCCACGCACTGTATTCGTCCTCTGTCGCTGCCGGTTGGCACAACCGGACTTCGCCGGAGGGGGTAGCTCAATGGAGTTCGGCTGTCGATGCCCGCTTACCCTTTGTCGCATCTCATGCTCCTCTCCCTCAGGGCACTTGGCAGTCTTGGTTTGATCTGTTCCAACCGCAGGCTGGGTGCCGCCCGATCCCTTGGGAAGACCGGCGGCCCTCCACGGAGGTTTGGCCGGTCCAAGCGATATGAAGAACATCTGAACTTTACCCAAGAAACCCATCATGAATCCTACTGCCAAAACATTTGCCGCCAGCCTGTTCGCTGCGGCATTCATCTCCATGTGTACCGTGGTCTCCGCCCAGGTTACCGTTACGGAGACTTCCTCGACCGGCTCCGGCACCATCACGACCTATTCACCCGGGCAAACGCTGGTCGTAAACCAAGAGTCTGGCTCACCGACCAGCTATACCGTCACCAAACAAACAATGTTTGTGGATGAAGCGGGGCAGCCCGTGGAAGCAGCTCACATCACCTCTGGCGCGCCCATCACCGTGAACTACATTCGCGAGGGCGATCGCATGGTGGCCTCACGTGTGATCGTGAAAAAAACGGTTACGACCACTGGCGGACCTGTGGCCACCCAGACGACTCGCACCACGACGACGACCTCGGGTGCAGGCACGATCTCAGAATTCAGCCCTGGCCAGACCATCGTGCTGCGCTCAACTTCGGGTCCGCTGACATACGCCACCTCCAGTTCCACGGTGTATGTGGATGAAACCGGAGCCCCTGTGGCCGTGGAGAAGATCGCGACGGGTGTGCCGGTGACGGTCCATTACGTGCAAGAAGGGGATCGCATGGTCGCCAACCGCGTGGTGGTGACCCGGACGGTAACAACTCCCTCCCGCCCGCTGACCAAGGACGAGCGCGAAGAACTGAAGGAACAGCGCGAGGAAGCCCGCGAGCGCCGCAAGGAGGCTCGTGAGGAAGCCAAAGAACGCCTTGAAGACCTCAAGGATGACTGAAAATCTGTTTGGATAAAATAGCTTCGAGGGTGTCAGATGGGGGCAAGTGACCGGAGAGCATGAAACACCTCAGGTCTCCCTCCCATCTTGTCCAGATTCAAAAAAACTCGTACCCCCTGGCATTTTTATCCGATCAGGTTTCAAGTTACGTTTCCTTCAAAACTTTTCCTTTCAGGCAGCGAATTCCCTCGCAATGATTAGGGGGTTCGCTGCCTGTTTTGTATCTGCAACGACGTGTCAACAATCTTGCGTTAACCTTCATCGCTGACTTTCTATGAAACTGGTACCCTTTATTGCCGCCATGGCTGGTGGCTTCATGTTATCGACTGCTGCGATGGCTGCCGAGGCCCCTGGGGCGGCTGAGCTGGCATCCAAGCTGAGTGAGCTACAGCAGGATGGCAATACGTTCATCCGCGTGAAGATGATCGTCAGCTCTCCGGCCAATCCTTCTGATCCCAAGACCACCCTGCAACTGCAGATCAAGTCACGCCGGAGTGCTGGTCAGACAGATGTACTTTATCAGGTGCTTTTCCCCAAGGATAGAAAAGGCGAGGCAGTGCTCATCAACAGCAGCGGCAGTGGGGCGACTTTTACTCCTCCGGACAAGGTTCAGTCCTTTGACGCCAGCAAGTTCAAGGATTCCCTGTTTGGGAGCGATCTTTCGGTTGAAGATGTTTCCGACAACTTCTTTGCCTGGAAGGACCAGACCTTGGCCGGCAGTGAGAACATCGGCAATGTGAGCTGCCAGATCCTTGAATCCAGGCCCAAGGGTGCCCGTTCCAGCTATGTGCTTGTGAAGTCCTGGATCGACACGAAGCGGATGGTCCCGCTGCGTGTGGAAAAATACGGTGCTGGCAACCAACTGGTGCGCCGCATCGACACTTCCGATGTGGCCAACGTGGATGGGCGTAACGTGCTGGCGATGCTGGTGATCCGCCGCCCGGGCCACGCCACGGCGACGGAAATGGACGGTTCCCGCATCAAACGCGGCGTGTCCTACACCGACGCGGATTTCAGCCCGGAAGGGCTTAAGAACTTGAACGGCCCCAAAGGGGGGGAATAGTCCATCTCGGGGTACACAGTGCGTCAAGAAGGGTATCATGAATGAACAACAATCGTCTGGACCATCTGATGCTCCCCGTGTAGCCTCCGGCATGGCTGAAAACGCGCCGTCGGCATCCACACCATCAGTGTACGAGGCAAGGGGATTAAAAAAAGAGTTCGACGGCGGCAAGGTTGCCGCACTGCGGGGCGTGGACTTGGATGTGAGGGAAGGGGAATTTGTCGCCGTCACAGGGCCGAGTGGTTGTGGCAAGAGCACGCTCTTGCAAATGCTGGGATCTCTGGCGTTGCCGTCTGACGGCACACTGAAATTCCGCGGCCGCTCCATCCCAGAGATGCCAGACCCTGCCCACTATCGCTCCCATGATATCGGCTTTGTCTTTCAAGCGTTCCATCTCCTGCCGACCTTCACAGTGCTGGAGAATGTGCAAATCCCCATGTTCGAAGGAGGGCTGACCAGAGCCCAGCGCAAAGCTCGCGCGGTGGAACTGTTGGAATCCGTCGGCCTGGGGCACAGGCTTACCCACTTTCCGTCTGAGTTGTCGGGTGGGGAGCGTCAGCGCGTCGCCATTGCCCGTGGGCTGGCCAACGGCCCCTCGGTGGTGTTGGCAGATGAGCCCACAGGAAACCTGGACAGTGCCAATGCCGACCAAATCCTGGAGCTGCTGCTGAAACTGCACCGTGATCGCAAGGTGACGCTGGTGCTTGTCACGCATGATCTGGGCATCGCCGGACTGGCCTCCCGTACTATTCGTATGAAGGACGGTCGGGTTGTTTCCGAGGCTGTGTCATCAACGTCGTCCCTTGCCAATCACCCATGACCTTCTTCACCATTGTAACTCGCGGATTGATGCGCCGTCCTGTGCGGACGGGGCTTACGCTGGCTGGTATCTCCATCGGCATCGCCGCGGTGGTGGCGCTGGTGGGCATGGCTTGGGGCTATGAGAAAAGCATCGGCAAGCAGCTCGACGTCATTGGCATTGACATGATCGTCAGCAACATGACGGGCGGGATCATGCCCAAGACCTTCGATGCGAGTGTTGAGACCAAGATCGCCCAGCTTCCAAAAATCAAAGAGACGACCTCGTTGCTCATGCAGCTCATCAGTGTGGAAGACGCGCCCATGATCATGGTGTCTGGCCGCAAATGGGGGGGCTTCACGTGGCACCAGCTCAAGGTGGTGGAAGGACGGATGATCAAGGACGAACATGAGCCGGCGGTGGTGCTGGGAAGGCTCGCCGCAGAAGTGCTGAAGAAGAAAGTGGGGGACACCGTTCAGCTGGACAGCGACGAACTGAACGTGGTGGGCATTGTTGATGGTGGCTCCGTGGTGGAAAATGGTGCGATCATCCTCTCCCTGCCTGTCATGCAGAAGGTCACCCTCAATGAGGGCAAAGTGAACTTCATCGACATTCGGCTCAAGCCGGGATCGGACAAGGATGCAGTGACTGAGACGGCTGCGGAGATTAAAAAGATCTTCCCCGAGGGGCGTGCAGTGAAGGCCAGCGAAGTGGTGGGCACGAGCCAGGGCTTCCGCGTGGCGCGGGCCATGAGCTGGAGCACGTCCATCCTTGCCATCGCCGTCGGTATTTTGGGTGTCATGAACACCATGCTCATGACTGTGTTCGAGCGCACCCACGAGATCGGCATTCTGCTGGCAGTGGGCTGGCGGAGGCAGAGAGTCATGCTCATGGTCCTTTGTGAGTCTGCCTTGCTGGGTCTCCTGGGCGGGATTCTGGGGGTCATGCTCGGTGCTGCCGGCCTGATGATCATGGAGACTACGCCGGCTATCAAAGGGCTTCTGGAGCCGGACCTGAGTCCACGTCTTCTGATCACCTCTGTCATCATTGCCGTGGTGGTCGGGTTGATCAGCGGCCTCTATCCCGCGTGGCGCAGTTCCCGACTGTCTCCTGCTGTGGCGATCCAGAGCTAGCAACGCGATTTTATCGCGAGTGGACCCGCCCGCCGTCGGCGATGGCCCAATTTATTTTTTCACAAGGATCGGTGCAGCATTTGCTTATGCGCGATGAGCATCTTGGTCCACTGGCTGTCTAAAGCGTCACTCGCATGAAGAATTTGAAACCGATGGAGGCTGTCGCCGTGTTGTATGCAACCGGCCAGGAGG contains these protein-coding regions:
- a CDS encoding condensation domain-containing protein; translated protein: MSDDKRARLKQLLANGEIKLHPLSLSQRELWETTPVPVSDPANHICSLIFMRGKIPPEMTRQVVQRVVDRQEALRLSFLPGKGQPFQMVRATGDANIKFRDLPEAQQRPEALEEAVQEIFGEPFDLMHGPLYRIEMLSRSADDTVLVFAAHHTIADGWSLGVFVQDLWASCLGLMKGSKGPLPPVPMSYSAWSAAERAMWPQPELENRATYWRPLLKDAPRLWSSPVRKPGERHALRRWVTEIPAPLTQAIQDLAKKNHATLYSTLLAAFQTTLCQFTGGEDITVGSPVANRTHASMKETMGYVSGVVPVRGVVVRDRPFSETLKVVHESTMDAFANAMPFAELAKAVGEAPSPGHNPIFDVRFALQNHPVPEVGLPGISMKLRMRSTGTARFDLACEVTQDGNVLELVWLSRESLFDHAEIEKLNDLYQLVLTRACQAPSQTSAALMS
- a CDS encoding fatty acid desaturase family protein encodes the protein MNTAPVQVPAPVINPLEDPHEPHWVSRAAFPLLTLLLAINLAGIFFALYYNNYWVAIPLMLTASHLMHGNLIGFHEASHGMLRKSRFLNEVDGVLIGLLSNTSFSLYRAAHQTHHAHLSSERDEEFWPFVDPKVPRWFRVLAAVAELSCGLYVTPLVFLRTFLRKNSPIRNKKVRRRIWNELIFIVGFWTVTVCLVAYFGVWKYFLGLYFVPGFIAGNLQAWRKYIEHVGLTGSTIRSATRSIVADSVMGKIVSFSLLHEPFHGVHHQRAGIPHAELPLHRADLMPVHEDEHPPFPSYWHAFLHLLVCLKDPQVGAQWRKVAATQK
- a CDS encoding outer membrane lipoprotein-sorting protein; translated protein: MKLVPFIAAMAGGFMLSTAAMAAEAPGAAELASKLSELQQDGNTFIRVKMIVSSPANPSDPKTTLQLQIKSRRSAGQTDVLYQVLFPKDRKGEAVLINSSGSGATFTPPDKVQSFDASKFKDSLFGSDLSVEDVSDNFFAWKDQTLAGSENIGNVSCQILESRPKGARSSYVLVKSWIDTKRMVPLRVEKYGAGNQLVRRIDTSDVANVDGRNVLAMLVIRRPGHATATEMDGSRIKRGVSYTDADFSPEGLKNLNGPKGGE
- a CDS encoding ABC transporter ATP-binding protein; its protein translation is MAENAPSASTPSVYEARGLKKEFDGGKVAALRGVDLDVREGEFVAVTGPSGCGKSTLLQMLGSLALPSDGTLKFRGRSIPEMPDPAHYRSHDIGFVFQAFHLLPTFTVLENVQIPMFEGGLTRAQRKARAVELLESVGLGHRLTHFPSELSGGERQRVAIARGLANGPSVVLADEPTGNLDSANADQILELLLKLHRDRKVTLVLVTHDLGIAGLASRTIRMKDGRVVSEAVSSTSSLANHP
- a CDS encoding ABC transporter permease, which produces MTFFTIVTRGLMRRPVRTGLTLAGISIGIAAVVALVGMAWGYEKSIGKQLDVIGIDMIVSNMTGGIMPKTFDASVETKIAQLPKIKETTSLLMQLISVEDAPMIMVSGRKWGGFTWHQLKVVEGRMIKDEHEPAVVLGRLAAEVLKKKVGDTVQLDSDELNVVGIVDGGSVVENGAIILSLPVMQKVTLNEGKVNFIDIRLKPGSDKDAVTETAAEIKKIFPEGRAVKASEVVGTSQGFRVARAMSWSTSILAIAVGILGVMNTMLMTVFERTHEIGILLAVGWRRQRVMLMVLCESALLGLLGGILGVMLGAAGLMIMETTPAIKGLLEPDLSPRLLITSVIIAVVVGLISGLYPAWRSSRLSPAVAIQS